From Candidatus Zymogenus saltonus:
GACGGCGGGAGAGCTTACCGCAAGGTTGGCCGCCCTCGGGGCGGAGCTCCTCATGGAGACGATCTCTGGCATGGGGGGTGACAAGATTACTCCCGTCCCCCAGGATCACGATAAAAAGTCCCTGGCGCCCCTACTCAAAAAGGAGGACGGCAGGATCGACTGGGACAGTCCCCCCGGTGAGATAAAGAATCATGTTCGGGGGATGACACCTTGGCCGGGGGCCTTTACAACCCTTCGGGAGGAGGTTTTGAAGATCTTCAGGGTCGACGTCGCAGAAGGGAGGGTGGATGGACGGGCCGGGAAGGTCGTCGATATAACGGGCAACGGCATCGTCGTGGCGGCAAAGGGGGGAGGCGTTGTCATAAGGGAGCTTCAGGCGCCGGGGAAGAGGAGGATGGAAGCCGGGGAGTTTCTGAGGGGGAAGGGAATCGAGACGGGCACGATCTTCGGCGGCGAGTGAAGCGTTAGAAAGAGTGTCACAAATCTTGGACATCTACTATTCTTCCTACAAAATAATTAATCAAAATTTATCGGGAAATACTGTACCATGACGGGACCGAGGGACGTGGCCGTTTCGGCCGTAAATGCGGTTTTGCAAAAAGGGGTGTATTCGGACACCGTCCTGGATATCCTCCTCTCCAGGGACGAGACCGCCGCGAAAAGCCTGTCCCAGAAAGACAGGGCCCTCTCCACGGAGCTTACCTACGGGGTCTTGAGGAACCTGAAGAGGATCGACTTCATCCTGTCCCGGTTCTCGAAGAGGCCGCTTGAGTCGCTCGACGACAAGGTCTTGAACATCCTTCGAGTCGCCCTCTACCAGATAGTCTTTCTCGAAAAGATCCCCCCCTACGCCGCCGTAAACGAGGCGGTGGAGCTCGCGGCAATCTACGGGAAGAGGAGCGCCGGCTCCTTCATAAACGGCGTTTTGCGCTCCGCCCTGAGGTCGATGGATGGGATTGAGTACCCGGACGAGCAAGGAGACCCGGCGGGCTTTCTCTCGGTCTACTATTCCCTTCCCGAGTGGCTCTCACGATTTTTTATAGACAACTTTGGATACGAGACCGCGAAGGCGATTGCCGGGACCTACTCCACGAGGCCTCCGGTCGCGATACGGACAAATGTCATGAGGCTGACGAGGGGGGAGCTGCTGGAGGTGTTAATCGATAGGGGATTTGACGCGGCGTCGACGAGATATTCCCCCCACGGGATAATCGTGAACGGGGGGGGCGCCCTCTTCAGGGATGAGCTCTATCTCGACGGGAGCTTTACCCTTCAGGACGAGGCGTCCCAGCTTGTCCCCATCATCGTCGACCCGAAGCCGGAAATGAGGATTCTTGACCTCTGCTCTGCCCCGGGGATAAAGGGGACTTTCATATCGGAGCTGATGGAGGACGGAGGCTTTGTCCTCTCGATAGATATAAACGAGGGGAGGGCGGGGTCAATCGCCGAAAACGCAAAGAGGCTCGGGATAGGCTCTTTAAAGACTGTTGTAGCAGATTCCAACTCTCTGCCTCTAAGGGAATCGGAACTGTTCGACCTGGTGCTCGTAGACCCTCCGTGCAGCGGGCTGGGGACGCTGCGAAGAAACCCGGAGATCAAGTGGAGATTAAAGGAAAAGGAGATCGAGACCTTAATCGAGAATCAGAGGAGTATCCTTAAGGCGGCCGCCGGTCGCGTGAAGAGGGGGGGGGCGCTGGTATACTGCGTCTGCACGATAAATCCGGCGGAGGGGATCGGGGTCGTCGAAGACTTTTTGAAAGAGCACGGCGATTTCTCCTTCGAGGACGTCTCCGACTATCTTGGAGAGGGAACCGACAGGCTCGTATCGAAGGAGTGCCTCTTTACACCGCCTCAAGTCTTCGATGACGGGGTGAGTGGCAATATCAAAGCACCGGGCGATTCCGACTGCCCGGACGGGTTCTTCGCCGCAAGGTTGAAGCGGCTCGGGTGAAAAAACATATATTAAGCAATCTTGACTAAATAAATAATCTTTTCTAATGTGGACAAGGGGGGGCAAAGGGCAATTGAACCATTGCCTTTTGAAGCTCGTTCGGGTAGAATTTTCCCTTGATGGTTTGATTTTTACGCTTCAATCTTGTTTTTAATGAAATGACTGATCCGAAAACAGGCGAAAAGGATTACCTGGGGCACAGGAAGAGGCTGCGCGATAGGTTCCTGAAGGCGGGCCCGGAAAGCCTCTCCGACTACGAGATCATAGAGCTACTGTTGACCTTCGCCATCCCCCGGAGGGATACCAAGCCGATAGCGAAGAAGCTGATAAAGGAGTTCAAGACGATCCAGGGGGTCTTCGAGGCCTCGCGGGAGGACTTGATGTCCGTCTCCGGGGTGGGAGAGAACGCGGCCTTCCTGATCAAGTTCATCCTCGAGGCCTCTTCGTACTACCTGAGGGATAAGATAACGAAGAAGGAATATCTCCACTCGGCGAAGGATGTGCTCAGGTACCTTCAGGTCTCCATGAAGGGATTGAAGCACGAGATATTCAAGGTCATATTCCTGAATTCGAGAAACGAGATCATCCACACCGAGACACTCCACGAGGGTACGCTGAACCAGTCTATAGTCTACCCGAGGAAGATAATAGAAAAGGCAATCAGGTACAACGCCTCCGGACTGATCTTCGTACACAACCACCCGAGCGGACACCCGAAGCCCTCGTCCCAGGACAAGGAGATAACGAGAAACCTCGTCTTTGCGGCCAGGATGATGGACATGGACGTATACGACCACATAATCATCGGGGAGAACGACTACTACAGCTTCGCCGAGAACGGGGACATAAAGCACTTCAAGGAGAAGTACCTCATCTTAAAGGGGGGGTAGGGGGAGTAGGGGGGGTAGGCCGTGAGGTTATTGGGGGTCGGCGGCAGGGTTTCGAGGCTCAACCTCAGTTTTTTCGGCCCCTTTTTTGTAGTCTAAAAAATTCAGGAGGTCTCATATGTGGATTAGAGCATTGAAGAGATTTACGCCGATTTTTTCGATCGCCTTCACGGCTCTCTTTCTCACAGGCGGCCGCTCTTTGGCAGTAGACCTGTCGAAATACGAGGTCGTCGATCTTACCCATCCCCTGAGCGACGGCGTTGTTTACTTCCCCGGCGACTCGCCCGTTTCGATAGCTATGAAAAAGGGTCAGGGGGAGGCCGCCCCTTACCTTTACGATATTACGATGTCGGACAGGTCCGGGACGCACGTTGTGGTGCCGTCGCGGTGGGGCGCGGAATATTCCACCGCCGACCGGGTCGAGCCGGGATACCTTGCGGGAAATGCGGTGGTCATCAACGTGGAGGGCGCCGTGGAGAAAGATTCCGACTACTCCCTCGATTCCGGCCATATAATGCGCTGGGAGGATTACAACGGCCCGGTTCCGAACGGCTCGATCGTCCTGATCGAGACCGGCTGGGATAGGCAATGGGGGGACGAGACGATATACTTCAACTTCGACAAGGGAAAGAAGATGCACTTTCCCGGGGTTTCCGTCGACGCCGTGAAGTACCTGACCGAAAAGAGGGGGGTCAGGGTGATCGGGATAGACGCGCCGGG
This genomic window contains:
- a CDS encoding cyclase family protein; translated protein: MWIRALKRFTPIFSIAFTALFLTGGRSLAVDLSKYEVVDLTHPLSDGVVYFPGDSPVSIAMKKGQGEAAPYLYDITMSDRSGTHVVVPSRWGAEYSTADRVEPGYLAGNAVVINVEGAVEKDSDYSLDSGHIMRWEDYNGPVPNGSIVLIETGWDRQWGDETIYFNFDKGKKMHFPGVSVDAVKYLTEKRGVRVIGIDAPGLDPGFKKDPEASRLMAEIGGIVLLNLRDLRRLPPTGSAVFIGLLPLGTGGGSPARVLGLIPKGME
- the radC gene encoding DNA repair protein RadC; translation: MTDPKTGEKDYLGHRKRLRDRFLKAGPESLSDYEIIELLLTFAIPRRDTKPIAKKLIKEFKTIQGVFEASREDLMSVSGVGENAAFLIKFILEASSYYLRDKITKKEYLHSAKDVLRYLQVSMKGLKHEIFKVIFLNSRNEIIHTETLHEGTLNQSIVYPRKIIEKAIRYNASGLIFVHNHPSGHPKPSSQDKEITRNLVFAARMMDMDVYDHIIIGENDYYSFAENGDIKHFKEKYLILKGG
- the rsmB gene encoding 16S rRNA (cytosine(967)-C(5))-methyltransferase RsmB, whose translation is MTGPRDVAVSAVNAVLQKGVYSDTVLDILLSRDETAAKSLSQKDRALSTELTYGVLRNLKRIDFILSRFSKRPLESLDDKVLNILRVALYQIVFLEKIPPYAAVNEAVELAAIYGKRSAGSFINGVLRSALRSMDGIEYPDEQGDPAGFLSVYYSLPEWLSRFFIDNFGYETAKAIAGTYSTRPPVAIRTNVMRLTRGELLEVLIDRGFDAASTRYSPHGIIVNGGGALFRDELYLDGSFTLQDEASQLVPIIVDPKPEMRILDLCSAPGIKGTFISELMEDGGFVLSIDINEGRAGSIAENAKRLGIGSLKTVVADSNSLPLRESELFDLVLVDPPCSGLGTLRRNPEIKWRLKEKEIETLIENQRSILKAAAGRVKRGGALVYCVCTINPAEGIGVVEDFLKEHGDFSFEDVSDYLGEGTDRLVSKECLFTPPQVFDDGVSGNIKAPGDSDCPDGFFAARLKRLG